One window of the Delphinus delphis chromosome 20, mDelDel1.2, whole genome shotgun sequence genome contains the following:
- the CIBAR2 gene encoding LOW QUALITY PROTEIN: CBY1-interacting BAR domain-containing protein 2 (The sequence of the model RefSeq protein was modified relative to this genomic sequence to represent the inferred CDS: inserted 1 base in 1 codon; substituted 1 base at 1 genomic stop codon): protein MNIVLSRXAQVWVTEDTVTHAEKCFGQFYSLLGAYTRKTARLRDKADQPVKQLIDFANTENPEMRAXLRNFAKDLAKVQGYRQAEGSELETKVVKSLKLYGVQMKQTQAEIKEFKRVRNEELKQLEKLERLRQKSPSQRQARTQAETGVQRALADASRTSHQPEEMVDAFQEQKLQGLQKIFSDFVTIEMVFHAKAVEVYSSAFQTLESYDLERDLEDFRAKMRGVHGRYDARLLTDTTLPPAVPWFLVQSTQSTIRSQRKEAASEDRSAEEDPVEDLRGQGKGLHR, encoded by the exons ATGAACATCGTTCTCTCCAGGTGAGCA CAGGTGTGGGTGACAGAGGACACAGTGACCCACGCTGAGAAGTGCTTCGGCCAGTTCTACTCGCTGCTGGGCGCCTACACCCGCAAGACAGCCCGGCTGCGTGACAAGGCCGACCAACCGGTCAAGCAGCTCATCGACTTCGCCAACACGGAGAACCCGGAGATGCGGG CCCTGAGGAACTTTGCCAAGGACCTGGCCAAAGTGCAGGGTTACCGGCAGGCCGAGGGGAGCGA GCTGGAGACCAAGGTGGTCAAGTCCCTGAAGCTCTACGGGGTGCAGATGAAGCAGACCCAG GCTGAGATCAAGGAATTCAAACGCGTCCGGAACGAGGAGCTCAAACAACTGGAAAAGCTGGAGAGACTCAGGCAGAAGTCCCCTTCCCAGAG GCAGGCTCGCACGCAG GCGGAGACCGGCGTGCAGAGGGCCTTGGCGGATGCCAGCCGCACCTCCCACCAGCCGGAGGAGATGGTGGATGCCTTCCAGGAGCAGAAGCTGCAGGGCCTCCAG AAAATTTTTTCGGACTTTGTGACCATTGAGATGGTCTTCCACGCCAAAGCGGTGGAGGTGTATTCCAGTGCCTTCCAGACCCTGGAGAGCTACGACCTGGAGAGAGATCTGGAG GATTTTAGAGCCAAGATGCGTGGAGTTCATGGGCGTTATGACGCTCGGCTGCTCACGGACACCACCCTGCCCCCGGCCGTCCCGTGGTTTCTCGTCCAG agCACCCAGAGCACCATACGGAGCCAGAGAAAAGAAGCAGCCAGTGAGGACAGGTCTGCCGAGGAGGACCCCGTGGAGGACCTCAGGGGACAGGGGAAGGGGCTGCATCGCTAG